The Paenibacillus uliginis N3/975 genome has a window encoding:
- the ctaD gene encoding cytochrome c oxidase subunit I has protein sequence MDWLTTVDHKKIAILYLVAGGLFFGIGGIEAILIRLQLIKPMNDLISAQVFNELITMHGTTMIFLGVMPIIFSLMNAIIPLQIGARDVAFPFLNSLGFWTFLFGGLLLNLSWVMGGAPDAGWTAYTPLSSTEYSTTRGVDFYTIGLQIAGLGTLIGGINFLITIITMRAPGMSFMRMPMFTWTSFITSAMILFAFPAVTVGLVLLSFDRILGANFFDVAAGGSPVLWQHIFWIFGHPEVYILILPAFGIISEVVPTFSRKRLFGYSSMVFATILIAFLGFMVWAHHMFTTGLGSVANALFSIATMLIAVPTGIKIFNWLFTMWGGQIRFTSANLFAIGFIPTFVMGGVTGVMLASAPADFQFHDTYFVVAHFHYVIVGGLVFGLFSGLHYWWPKMFGSMLNEAIGKWTFWFFAIGFHMTFFVQHFLGLLGMQRRIVSYLPNQNFDLMNFISTIGAILMGVGVLLFLGNIFITARKPKNAPADPWEDGRTLEWSIPSPPPEYNFKQIPLVRGLDAFWKEKMAGNKQMTPAEPVGPIHMPSPTILPFVMSLGLFIAGLGFMFSTEKFSNSFMSLIFNNYIVLIIGLVITFGSMLVRSLYDDHGYHIEPEELEEEVKA, from the coding sequence ATGGACTGGCTGACGACCGTTGACCACAAGAAAATCGCAATATTATACTTGGTGGCAGGCGGCCTGTTCTTCGGTATCGGCGGTATTGAAGCGATTCTCATTCGCTTGCAGCTGATTAAGCCGATGAACGATCTTATCTCGGCGCAAGTATTTAATGAATTGATTACAATGCACGGAACAACGATGATCTTTCTCGGCGTCATGCCTATTATCTTTTCGTTGATGAACGCGATTATTCCGCTTCAAATCGGTGCACGTGACGTCGCGTTTCCGTTTCTGAACTCGCTCGGATTTTGGACGTTCCTGTTCGGTGGACTTTTGCTGAACTTGAGCTGGGTTATGGGTGGAGCTCCGGATGCGGGCTGGACAGCATATACACCGTTATCCAGTACAGAATACAGTACAACTCGTGGGGTTGACTTCTATACCATCGGTCTGCAGATAGCAGGTCTCGGTACTTTGATCGGTGGTATCAACTTCCTGATAACCATCATTACGATGCGTGCTCCAGGGATGTCTTTCATGAGAATGCCGATGTTTACATGGACTTCATTTATTACATCCGCAATGATCCTGTTTGCTTTCCCGGCCGTAACGGTAGGTCTGGTTCTGCTGAGTTTTGACCGAATTTTAGGGGCTAACTTCTTCGATGTAGCAGCGGGTGGTAGTCCTGTACTCTGGCAGCATATTTTCTGGATCTTCGGCCATCCTGAAGTATATATCTTGATTCTGCCTGCCTTTGGTATCATATCCGAGGTTGTCCCGACATTCTCACGTAAGCGCTTGTTCGGTTACAGCTCCATGGTGTTCGCGACGATTCTGATCGCCTTCCTAGGCTTCATGGTCTGGGCTCACCATATGTTCACGACAGGACTTGGTTCGGTAGCAAACGCACTGTTCTCGATCGCAACGATGCTGATTGCGGTACCTACCGGTATCAAAATCTTTAACTGGCTCTTTACGATGTGGGGTGGACAAATCCGTTTCACGAGTGCGAACTTGTTTGCTATCGGATTTATACCGACCTTTGTTATGGGCGGTGTAACGGGTGTCATGCTGGCTTCTGCGCCTGCTGACTTCCAGTTCCATGATACGTATTTTGTCGTAGCCCATTTCCACTACGTTATTGTAGGCGGATTGGTCTTTGGACTATTTTCCGGATTGCATTACTGGTGGCCGAAGATGTTCGGCTCCATGTTGAACGAAGCTATTGGTAAATGGACGTTCTGGTTTTTCGCGATCGGATTCCATATGACATTCTTCGTACAGCATTTCCTTGGTTTGCTCGGAATGCAGCGGCGGATCGTAAGTTATCTTCCGAATCAGAATTTCGACTTGATGAACTTTATCAGTACCATCGGAGCTATTCTTATGGGAGTCGGTGTTCTTCTCTTCCTGGGCAACATTTTCATTACAGCGCGCAAGCCAAAAAATGCTCCAGCCGATCCTTGGGAAGACGGACGTACGCTGGAATGGAGTATTCCATCTCCTCCTCCGGAGTATAACTTTAAGCAGATCCCGCTTGTACGTGGTCTCGATGCTTTCTGGAAAGAGAAAATGGCAGGTAATAAACAGATGACTCCGGCTGAACCAGTTGGTCCGATCCATATGCCTTCACCAACCATTTTACCTTTCGTTATGTCGCTTGGTCTTTTCATTGCAGGTCTTGGTTTTATGTTTAGTACCGAAAAGTTCTCGAATTCCTTTATGAGTTTGATCTTCAATAATTACATTGTTCTGATTATCGGCCTTGTGATAACGTTCGGCTCTATGCTTGTTCGTTCTCTGTACGATGATCATGGTTATCACATTGAGCCTGAAGAACTGGAAGAGGAGGTAAAAGCATGA